The Trypanosoma brucei brucei TREU927 chromosome 9, whole genome shotgun sequence genome includes a window with the following:
- a CDS encoding metacaspase 5, putative, protein MDAALALLFGQVATAVLPYVVNSIGRVPRPKRVDVKKAMGEAHQCRPVVPYRAPRPYTEGRVKALFIGINYTGSSAQLGGCVNDVMHMLQTLQRIEFPISECCILVDDRRFPNFTAMPTRENIIKYMAWLVYDVRPGDVLFFHFSGHGAETKGGRDSNEKMDQCLVPLDYDKAGAILDDDLFELMIKGLPAGVRMTAVFDCCHSASLLDLPFAFVAGRNVSSNQRHEMRMVRKDNYSRGDVVMFSGCEDSGTSADVTNTSSFGNGTVAAGGAATQAFTWALLNTTGYSYIDIFMKTREVLRQKGYKQVPQLSSSKPVDLYKQFSLFGPLTMNASLVQHLPQEYVQPWAPHPAYQQPHEATLPASVSQPHSQPVMGIPVASTSNGKSNPGVSDGGRASGEVYPPTQYPSSHPAPQQQAYYQPPQQAYYQPPQQAYYQPPQQAYYQPPQQAYYQPPQQAYYQPEPHHQPAPPPPPKKENKPARPGYPMSYCMKFSQGKPGRK, encoded by the coding sequence ATGGACGCAGCTCTCGCTTTGCTATTTGGACAGGTTGCGACCGCAGTCCTGCCTTATGTGGTTAACAGCATTGGCAGGGTTCCACGGCCGAAGCGCGTGGATGTAAAGAAGGCGATGGGAGAGGCGCACCAATGTCGTCCAGTGGTTCCTTACCGGGCTCCCAGACCCTACACGGAGGGACGTGTGAAGGCACTCTTCATTGGAATCAACTACACGGGCTCGAGTGCACAACTCGGTGGGTGTGTTAATGACGTGATGCATATGCTTCAAACACTGCAGAGAATTGAGTTCCCCATATCTGAGTGCTGCATCCTTGTGGATGACCGCCGCTTTCCAAACTTCACGGCCATGCCAACCCGTGAGAACATTATCAAGTACATGGCATGGCTTGTGTACGATGTACGCCCAGGGgacgttttgtttttccacttctcTGGACATGGAGCGGAGACGAAGGGAGGACGTGACTCGAACGAAAAGATGGACCAGTGCCTTGTGCCCTTAGACTACGATAAGGCAGGCGCCATTCTAGATGATGATTTGTTTGAACTGATGATCAAGGGGCTACCGGCCGGCGTGCGCATGACCGCAGTGTTTGACTGCTGTCATTCCGCCTCGTTGCTGGACCTCCCCTTTGCATTCGTGGCCGGCAGGAATGTCTCATCTAACCAGCGACACGAAATGCGGATGGTACGGAAGGATAACTACTCTCGGGGTGATGTGGTAATGTTCAGTGGCTGTGAAGACTCTGGGACAAGTGCGGACGTAACCAACACTTCGTCCTTCGGTAACGGAACCGTAGCTGCGGGCGGCGCGGCTACGCAGGCCTTCACTTGGGCATTACTTAATACTACAGGATACAGCTACATCGACATATTTATGAAGACGAGGGAGGTGCTTCGCCAGAAGGGCTATAAGCAGGTACCACAATTATCAAGCTCAAAACCGGTTGACTTGTACAAgcaattttctctctttggcCCCCTTACCATGAACGCAAGCCTGGTGCAGCATTTGCCTCAGGAGTATGTTCAACCGTGGGCGCCCCATCCGGCATATCAACAACCACACGAAGCAACACTCCCTGCTTCCGTATCTCAGCCACACTCTCAGCCAGTAATGGGGATCCCTGTTGCATCAACCAGCAACGGTAAATCAAATCCGGGGGTTTCTGACGGAGGAAGGGCTTCAGGAGAGGTTTACCCACCGACGCAGTACCCATCATCGCACCCGGCGCCCCAACAACAGGCGTATTACCAACCACCACAACAGGCGTATTATCAACCACCACAACAGGCGTATTACCAACCACCACAACAGGCGTATTACCAACCACCACAACAGGCGTATTACCAACCACCACAACAGGCGTATTACCAACCGGAACCACACCATCAGCCAGCCCCGCCGCCACcaccaaagaaagaaaataaaccgGCGCGACCCGGATACCCGATGAGCTATTGTATGAAATTTTCGCAGGGTAAACCCGGCCGCAAGTGA
- a CDS encoding short-chain dehydrogenase, putative, producing the protein MLHVESSEMQAAITMCQFLLIWAFTHLFGWFWRVNMSGVSTTLLMISSCLICRRKAKGRSCRWPANTGKNSRVALVTGASSGIGFAVTQQLVEHGWRVVMAGRSEERLLEARKKIMVRNPAGCAIVVGVLDLSDLSSVRDFAEVVTGQKDQLSLSLLVNAAGVLRRRLHRCDGTGMEEMIATNVVGPMLLTELLLPLLDETALRTGASSRIVNIASSCHTFLGVAPQQGPLEMLKELHSRAPLSEDAGVRDFTLWNFVGYYGLSKLCMIWWTNILAQRVSSLYLPTTEGAQPSQPLPRVSVACCHPGIITTHLYRDLFPTFVLDYLIYYPSLLIGKTWTDGAQVVLRMAVEEERLVQGGYYLCDGEYGEKSSNCCLSAYAKDMKAAEEFCAWANMQIELQKDTPRVPKLRTKKVDLPRRLIAVKLL; encoded by the coding sequence ATGTTGCATGTCGAGTCATCTGAGATGCaggcagcaataacaatgTGTCAGTTTCTTTTAATTTGGGCGTTCACCCACCTCTTTGGTTGGTTTTGGCGGGTCAATATGTCGGGCGTCTCAACTACACTTCTCATGATTAGCAGTTGTCTGATTTGCCGCAGAAAGGCGAAGGGCCGCAGTTGTCGGTGGCCTGCTAATACGGGTAAAAACTCTCGTGTAGCCCTCGTCACGGGGGCATCTTCCGGCATTGGTTTTGCCGTTACGCAGCAACTTGTTGAACATGGTTGGCGTGTGGTCATGGCGGGGCGCAGTGAAGAACGGCTGCTTGAGGCACGGAAGAAAATTATGGTGCGGAATCCTGCTGGCTGTGCAATCGTTGTTGGTGTATTGGACCTGTCGGATCTGAGCAGCGTGCGAGATTTTGCCGAGGTTGTGACTGGACAGAAAGATCAATTATCTCTGTCACTTTTGGTGAATGCGGCTGGGGTGTTGCGCCGGCGTCTTCACCGCTGTGATGGTACAGGGATGGAGGAGATGATTGCGACTAACGTGGTTGGGCCGATGCTTCTCACAGAGTTGTTGCTTCCGCTACTGGATGAGACAGCGCTGCGGACTGGGGCGTCGTCGCGGATTGTTAATATTGCATCCAGCTGCCACACGTTTTTGGGCGTCGCCCCACAACAGGGTCCTTTGGAGATGTTGAAAGAGCTCCACAGCAGGGCACCGCTCAGTGAGGATGCCGGGGTACGGGATTTTACTCTATGGAACTTTGTGGGTTATTATGGGCTTTCCAAACTGTGCATGATTTGGTGGACAAATATCCTTGCACAGCGtgtttcttccctttacCTTCCCACCACCGAGGGAGCTCAACCGTCACAACCGCTACCCCGGGTCTCCGTTGCCTGTTGTCACCCCGGTATCATTACAACGCATTTGTACCGTGATCTCTTCCCTACTTTCGTACTGGACTATTTAATTTACTATCCCTCGCTGCTCATTGGTAAAACATGGACAGATGGAGCGCAGGTGGTGCTGCGGATGGCTGTTGAGGAGGAGCGGTTGGTGCAAGGTGGATATTACCTTTGCGATGGCGAGTATGGTGAGAAGAGCAGTAACTGTTGCCTCTCTGCATACGCAAAGGACATGAAAGCGGCGGAGGAATTTTGCGCGTGGGCGAATATGCAAATAGAATTACAAAAGGACACTCCACGAGTTCCAAAGTTACGCACCAAAAAGGTAGACCTACCCAGGCGACTTATTGCAGTAAAACTTTTGTGA
- a CDS encoding reiske iron-sulfur protein mitochondrial precursor (similar to Ubiquinol-cytochrome c reductase iron-sulfur subunit 3, mitochondrialprecursor (EC 1.10.2.2) (Rieske iron-sulfur protein 3) (RISP3). (Swiss- Prot:P51133) (Nicotiana tabacum)) — protein sequence MFRRSCISAFQPTAFLRVSLVFKQLEGSNPLTVKDRPVNSWSDEFLKPPVSKEMADKYGRYAKYSDPTLCSVDTSSEVVLNTYPEGSREGRIEATAGVALKDYDASMWDEEFFRKYILKPKLPNELEDRARVTDYALNSALLGFVILMVRYAVLPLWYVGQPAMSMVGQMNIEAEVGELEDRECKTVVWRGKPVFVYRRSERQMNDVLGTPLSALKHPETDEARFPDHREMAVVIAICTHLGCIPIPNEGLFGGFFCPCHGSHYDASGRIRQGPAPLNLEVPPYRWVDDKTIYLGKL from the coding sequence ATGTTCCGCAGGTCCTGCATATCAGCTTTCCAACCCACGGCATTCCTTCGCGTATCGCTGGTCTTTAAGCAACTTGAAGGTTCCAACCCATTAACTGTAAAGGACAGACCCGTGAATTCATGGTCCGACGAATTTCTAAAACCACCCGTATCGAAGGAGATGGCAGACAAGTACGGCCGATACGCCAAATACTCCGACCCAACGTTGTGTTCAGTGGATACCTCTTCTGAGGTTGTTCTCAACACATATCCGGAGGGATCTCGTGAGGGACGCATTGAGGCCACAGCCGGCGTCGCTCTCAAGGATTACGACGCTTCCATGTGGGACGAGGAGTTTTTCCGCAAGTACATATTGAAACCGAAGTTGCCTAATGAATTAGAGGACCGTGCGCGCGTCACAGACTATGCGCTGAATTCTGCATTGTTGGGATTTGTTATTCTTATGGTGCGGTATGCCGTGTTGCCGCTGTGGTACGTTGGACAGCCGGCCATGTCCATGGTTGGTCAAATGAACATTGAGGCTGAGGTGGGTGAGCTAGAGGACCGTGAATGCAAGACTGTAGTATGGCGGGGCAAAcccgtgtttgtttatcgCCGCTCAGAGCGCCAAATGAATGATGTGCTGGGGACTCCACTCAGTGCACTGAAGCATCCCGAAACGGACGAGGCCCGCTTCCCTGACCATCGTGAAATGGCTGTTGTCATCGCTATTTGCACTCATCTCGGGTGCATTCCCATTCCTAACGAGGGTCTCTTTGGTGGCTTCTTCTGTCCGTGTCACGGCAGTCATTACGACGCTTCAGGTCGTATTCGTCAAGGTCCCGCCCCTCTTAACTTGGAGGTACCGCCGTACCGCTGGGTGGATGATAAGACGATATATTTGGGAAAACTATAG
- a CDS encoding short-chain dehydrogenase, putative — protein sequence MGVGLGFVPAGYHSELGALCTACAAAASFAFLPNQFLVVAVPVWLVLQRLVASGVRNRARPRRRGDEVSCRKGTDSNVSRDKPTSSVVDESRSVFVMTRDMKDEERPVAIVTGTNSGIGFWTAVGLAVEGYRVICTCRDASLSEITAGRIREKAEQQRLKDTKGQEYREVPSTVIVDGRFCIECDDFSSVRRFVDRFRASYDRLDVLVNNAGMMRRRLEFSRFNPQLELHTAVNFLGPLLLTELLIPVLKQSRGRVVYVSSAAHRYPQLVLHEGGFLRLLFSRGAADCKLNGRLLEALKALNSGEANALGALTSSTLLYAFARYGTSKLLNIYHAHHIARHHGIAVCSLHPGCVGTNFSRDLVFSGFVACAYQLVCLLFLKSPEDGAQTTLHCAMCDAEELRPVEPRGGDPNAFVSPYFAECMNQTHPWLLRYAWDVKEGDLIVEWGKDIVGLPLNAKEDLSA from the coding sequence ATGGGTGTTGGGTTGGGTTTCGTGCCGGCTGGTTACCATAGTGAGTTGGGAGCTTTATGTACTGCTTGCGCGGCCGCTGCTTCATTTGCGTTTTTGCCTAATCAATTTCTGGTGGTAGCAGTGCCGGTGTGGCTTGTGCTACAACGGCTGGTGGCTAGCGGTGTGCGCAACAGAGCAAGGCCGCGAAGGCGAGGAGATGAAGTGAGTTGCCGTAAAGGCACAGACAGTAATGTTAGTCGGGACAAACCAACATCTTCTGTAGTGGATGAGTCACGTTCCGTGTTTGTCATGACGCGGGACATGAAGGATGAGGAGCGGCCCGTTGCTATCGTAACGGGGACGAACTCCGGCATCGGGTTCTGGACTGCGGTAGGACTGGCGGTAGAGGGGTATCGCGTGATATGTACCTGTCGGGATGCGTCACTCAGCGAAATAACCGCGGGGAGGATTAGGGAAAAGGCAGAGCAACAACGGCTTAAGGATACGAAAGGTCAAGAGTATAGGGAGGTGCCCTCCACAGTCATCGTCGACGGGAGGTTCTGCATCGAGTGTGATGACTTCAGTAGTGTACGTCGTTTTGTGGACCGGTTTAGGGCATCTTATGATCGTCTTGACGTGTTGGTCAACAACGCTGGTATGATGCGTCGACGATTGGAGTTCAGTCGGTTCAATCCGCAACTGGAGCTTCACACGGCGGTTAATTTTCTCGGCCCTCTGCTTTTAACTGAGCTGCTTATACCCGTATTGAAGCAAAGCAGGGGCCGTGTGGTATACGTTTCCTCTGCGGCTCACCGATACCCACAGCTGGTGTTACATGAAGGTGGATTCCTGCGTTTGCTGTTCTCCCGGGGAGCAGCTGATTGTAAACTTAACGGTCGCCTATTAGAGGCTCTGAAGGCACTCAATAGTGGTGAGGCTAACGCCCTTGGCGCACTAACGTCGTCTACACTCCTATACGCCTTTGCCCGTTATGGGACCAGTAAGCTGCTCAATATATATCACGCTCACCACATTGCCCGGCACCACGGCATCGCTGTTTGCAGCCTTCATCCCGGTTGTGTGGGCACAAACTTCTCGCGAGACCTCGTTTTTAGTGGCTTTGTGGCCTGTGCGTACCAGCTCGTGTGTTTGCTCTTCCTAAAGTCCCCTGAAGATGGAGCCCAAACAACGCTGCACTGTGCCATGTGTGATGCGGAGGAACTTCGGCCCGTTGAACCACGTGGTGGAGATCCGAATGCCTTTGTCAGCCCCTACTTCGCTGAGTGCATGAaccaaacacatccatggcTCTTGCGCTACGCTTGGGATGTGAAGGAGGGGGACCTCATTGTGGAATGGGGCAAAGACATTGTTGGCCTTCCGTTAAACGCAAAGGAAGACCTTTCCGCGTAG
- a CDS encoding hypothetical protein, conserved (GPI-Anchor Signal predicted for Tb09.211.4690 by DGPI v2.04 with cleavage site probability 0.4644 near 190), whose product MATGSQIPTFHGRAKRRRDDSLTSECEVMQLSVFPSSCGVVPPGDCVVRSSLGGTEGASRRFNLWCNAVHALADAHEETKKRLTCRQQMFSDVADDSITGGSGVLQQVEVNVTCGDTGRSYLFTFTVPPRRTHYRAMEDMGDHTSHQADVALALTSQVMAKVGLIGDRTWCLVFRGKNVRSEAGAESLMSALCDRPCGMIMLALYRTSGLQ is encoded by the coding sequence ATGGCAACTGGAAGTCAAATCCCCACCTTCCATGGCAGAGCGAAGCGCCGGCGTGATGATTCACTCACATCAGAATGTGAAGTGATGCAGCTGAGCGTCTTTCCTAGTTCCTGTGGCGTGGTGCCTCCAGGTGATTGTGTTGTGCGGAGTTCTTTGGGAGGAACGGAGGGCGCGTCTCGTCGGTTCAACTTATGGTGCAACGCCGTTCACGCATTGGCCGATGCACATGAGGAGACGAAGAAGCGACTCACTTGCAGGCAGCAGATGTTTAGTGACGTTGCAGACGATAGCATTACGGGTGGTTCCGGTGTTTTGCAGCAGGTGGAGGTTAACGTCACTTGTGGGGACACCGGGAGGAGTTATCTTTTCACATTTACCGTACCGCCACGTAGGACTCATTACAGGGCCATGGAAGACATGGGGGATCATACAAGTCACCAGGCAGATGTTGCGCTTGCGCTCACCAGCCAAGTTATGGCAAAAGTGGGTTTAATCGGTGATCGGACGTGGTGTTTGGTTTTCCGTGGGAAAAATGTTCGTTCAGAAGCTGGGGCCGAGTCACTTATGTCAGCGTTGTGCGATAGGCCATGTGGAATGATCATGTTGGCACTATATCGCACTTCAGGGTTGCAGTAG
- a CDS encoding 60S ribosomal protein L12, putative — protein MLTFRCLLWFTASNLCPLVLSRRTRCDLHLSLSPRSSLLLLTYPFISGRENKTWKMPPKFDPNQEITVVVRAVGGEVPATASLAPKVGPLGLNAKKIGEDIAKSTKDWKGLKVTCQLRVKNRVATVIVTPSVASRLIRALKEPPRDRKKVKNIKHDGNIAFSEILKIAKESAPNSMGASMKSVVMEVLGTAVSIGCTIDGEHPRAIQEKVQEGKLKVPN, from the coding sequence ATGTTGACTTTTcgttgtttgctgtggttcaCTGCTTCGAACTTATGCCCTCTTGTTCTCTCGCGCAGGACACGCTGTGATTTgcatctttctctctcccctcgatcctctcttcttcttttaacgtatccttttatttctggaagggaaaacaaaacctgGAAGATGCCCCCCAAGTTTGACCCCAATCAGGAGATCACAGTCGTCGTCCGTGCTGTGGGTGGTGAAGTGCCTGCAACGGCGTCACTCGCCCCCAAAGTCGGTCCGCTCGGCCTGAATGCGAAAAAAATCGGTGAGGATATCGCCAAGTCCACGAAGGACTGGAAGGGTCTCAAGGTTACGTGTCAGCTGCGCGTGAAGAACCGTGTGGCTACCGTCATCGTCACGCCATCCGTCGCCTCAAGGCTGATCCGTGCGctgaaggagccaccgcgtgATCGCAAGAAGGTGAAGAATATTAAGCATGACGGTAACATCGCCTTCTCTGAGATTCTGAAGATTGCGAAGGAGTCGGCGCCGAACTCTATGGGTGCCAGCATGAAATCTGTGGTGATGGAGGTACTTGGCACTGCCGTTTCCATCGGTTGCACAATTGATGGCGAACACCCGCGAGCGATTCAGGAGAAGGTTCAGGAAGGTAAACTAAAGGTCCCAAACTAG
- a CDS encoding vesicle-associated membrane protein, putative (curated by Mark Field), with the protein MKLYSLAIVKPYPSGVEKQPVICSQAIDVSSFGFFQRNSAREFIVFLTRTVSNRVAKGVKTQITENGNVVFAHATFDGLVALAISDVEYNSRVAFTLLGDLVQQFQTTFRGKYDLVDGKEDNFLSWPHLTETLEKYQKPEEQDKILKIKRDIEDTKVIMYNAIDQIIERGQKIDDLVAQSEDLGMASKTFYKQAKKTNSGCCTVM; encoded by the coding sequence ATGAAGCTTTACTCCCTGGCAATTGTAAAACCCTACCCAAGTGGTGTGGAGAAGCAACCCGTCATATGCTCTCAGGCCATCGACGTTAGTTCATTTGGATTCTTCCAGCGGAACTCCGCAAGGGAATTCATAGTGTTTCTCACCCGTACCGTATCGAACCGCGTGGCCAAAGGTGttaaaacacaaataacagAAAATGGCAATGTTGTCTTTGCTCATGCGACATTCGATGGGTTGGTTGCTTTAGCCATTAGTGATGTGGAATATAACTCCCGTGTGGCATTTACGTTACTTGGTGATCTCGTTCAGCAATTCCAAACCACATTTCGCGGCAAATACGACCTCGTTGATGGGAAGGAAGATAACTTCCTCAGTTGGCCACATTTGACGGAAACTTTGGAGAAATACCAGAAACCAGAAGAACAGGATAAGATTCTGAAGATCAAACGAGATATAGAAGACACCAAAGTTATCATGTACAACGCCATTGATCAGATTATTGAACGCGGGCAGAAAATTGATGACCTCGTCGCACAAAGTGAGGATTTGGGAATGGCGAGCAAAACCTTCTACAAGCAAgccaagaaaacaaactctGGGTGTTGCACCGTCATGTGA
- a CDS encoding hypothetical protein, conserved (GPI-Anchor Signal predicted for Tb09.211.4710 by DGPI v2.04 with cleavage site probability 0.76 near 635) → MDGRIKGLFRAACSDTMTPWEAALQVVYTLLGPSRSTCDVGLFHEAVSECMRVCLLHRKASEALRVHGLLNRCGHAMEWHPRKLRRLPSASAGLSPKSLQGLSSDELALLALRQQPHRVHQSMIVAEIIAAERGDCVGDVGIEAAVAQCSLDTSCGGDSVVRTWFPTKGGAAGIYSIAGLELTQLSEAEQFRIQFQQNIQLLRTTQRLGGQLGLYYLLSQMRRVVEDVRLASEVEIEPLIDLGRAVLNHPLVFTTPTSELARERLLFEDFGRFAGSEGLSSIQEKKLASLEALTESMRPLCKQPLKFMHCVTASWDALFIRRAAATLVLPGEAHDVLPRRYSMRARTDSRVGQRRSKEPEENRLGASRWTDPNGEVFGGTDIEGAAERVEFIIRRRLHHDIVVPDSCFVLQHFNRLLQLAKHREVVVPYSVLLDIAHSALEDQGSRRFHSRRVLLALMHNTTTKQTALESNRLLSPYSISMKEHCGGVTLLGLQDEVALLEESQERFFLAPDSARVEPSCSNPPLLSDAHYASVLVAKQLEKIVSVTNGRLTGESASVKGQGELDLLVSGVVEAMTEEKWGSNNSQSSSFLKHHSDHNERNICDGDGTGPPVLFKSSRLRSSRARTPVIVATTNGSTRRAAFMVGLPMYPSVSAV, encoded by the coding sequence ATGGATGGGCGGATTAAAGGCCTCTTCAGAGCCGCATGCAGCGATACGATGACGCCGTGGGAGGCTGCCCTTCAAGTTGTTTACACCCTCCTTGGGCCCAGTCGTAGCACGTGCGATGTTGGGCTTTTTCACGAGGCGGTAAGCGAATGCATGCGGGTTTGTTTACTGCATCGCAAAGCGTCTGAGGCCCTTCGCGTCCACGGGCTGTTGAACCGTTGTGGACACGCGATGGAGTGGCATCCCCGAAAGTTGCGACGCCTCCCTTCGGCATCGGCGGGTTTAAGCCCCAAGTCGCTGCAGGGGCTTTCTAGTGATGAACTTGCTTTATTGGCACTGCGTCAGCAACCCCACCGCGTACATCAAAGTATGATTGTGGCTGAAATTATAGCAGCTGAGCGTGGGGACTGTGTTGGTGATGTTGGTATTGAGGCTGCCGTGGCACAGTGTAGTTTGGACACTTCGTGCGGCGGTGACAGTGTTGTCAGGACATGGTTTCCCACTAAAGGTGGTGCTGCAGGGATTTATTCAATAGCAGGCTTGGAACTGACACAGCTATCGGAAGCAGAGCAGTTCCGCATTCAGTTTCAACAAAATATACAGCTACTACGCACCACGCAGCGATTAGGTGGTCAGCTGGGTCTTTATTATCTTCTTTCGCAGATGCGTCGCGTGGTGGAAGACGTCCGTCTCGCATCTGAGGTTGAAATTGAGCCTCTTATAGACCTTGGTCGTGCGGTGCTGAACCACCCGCTGGTCTTCACGACACCCACAAGCGAGTTGGCTCGAGAACGACTGTTGTTTGAAGACTTTGGTCGTTTTGCTGGTAGTGAGGGTTTGAGTAGCATACAAGAGAAGAAGCTTGCCTCTCTTGAGGCCCTCACCGAGTCCATGCGGCCGCTATGTAAACAACCATTGAAGTTTATGCATTGCGTCACAGCATCGTGGGATGCACTTTTTATACGTCGGGCTGCGGCCACGTTGGTTCTCCCTGGCGAGGCTCACGACGTTCTACCGCGGCGTTACAGCATGAGGGCGAGGACCGATTCCCGAGTTGGCCAACGAAGAAGCAAGGAACCCGAGGAGAATAGGCTAGGTGCGTCTCGATGGACGGACCCAAACGGTGAAGTGTTTGGTGGTACAGATATTGAAGGTGCAGCAGAGCGCGTTGAATTTATTATTCGCCGCCGACTTCATCACGACATTGTGGTACCCGACTCTTGTTTCGTTCTTCAACACTTTAACCGCCTGCTACAGCTTGCAAAACATCGCGAGGTTGTTGTACCGTACTCTGTCCTCCTCGACATCGCCCATTCTGCGCTGGAGGATCAGGGCTCTCGGCGTTTCCACTCACGTCGTGTGCTTCTGGCATTGATGCATAACACCACCACTAAACAAACGGCACTGGAGAGTAACCGTCTGCTGAGCCCCTATTCAATATCCATGAAGGAGCACTGTGGTGGTGTTACTCTGCTTGGCCTCCAGGATGAAGTGGCTCTATTGGAGGAAAGTCAAGAAAGATTCTTCTTGGCTCCTGATTCTGCGCGGGTTGAGCCAAGTTGCTCCAACCCCCCATTGTTGAGTGATGCCCATTATGCGAGTGTGCTCGTTGCAAAGCAATTGGAAAAGATTGTCTCTGTAACAAATGGGCGACTAACAGGCGAATCGGCATCCGTCAAGGGACAGGGCGAATTGGACCTTTTAGTTTCAGGTGTCGTTGAAGCCATGACGGAGGAAAAGTGgggaagcaacaacagtcaAAGCTCGAGTTTTCTCAAACATCATAGTGACCATAACGAAAGAAACATATGCGATGGTGACGGCACTGGTCCCCCAGTGCTTTTTAAGTCATCCCGCTTGCGCTCCTCCCGGGCACGCACACCTGTTATTgtggcaacaacaaatggGAGCACACGTCGTGCTGCTTTCATGGTTGGGTTGCCGATGTATCCCTCAGTGAGTGCTGTGTAA
- a CDS encoding chaperone protein DnaJ, whose translation MDDTRINWILENRSKYYEVLQVPKDADERTIRRSYHSLVLQLHPDKNPNNPRAREAFCAVARSYEVLMDGKLRYVYDTHGEEVLNRWESSELFSLSEVALRLVHCASAKVLYHAACRIHATETLCEKFSWTEPFLPQGHNDMFEIRFKVKRRASRRLGERNFLVVLLMFILATLKTPVLDAWERYGRIEGTGGNTYSSLAGSGRDGDVGATFVYSAATEGGVKGVTVWRPSTVSEAIARKLVQQWIEKVCPVELLLAWASRERYEVTATIRVRRGLKAVKAPDRSAKRKWPRKLWSPKFNDTFSVTSADQLFVSSPLCVLTD comes from the coding sequence ATGGATGACACTCGCATCAATTGGATTCTCGAGAACCGCAGCAAGTACTACGAGGTGTTGCAAGTTCCCAAAGATGCGGATGAGAGAACCATTCGACGCAGCTACCATAGTTTAGTTCTTCAGCTTCATCCCGATAAGAACCCAAATAACCCGAGGGCAAGAGAGGCATTCTGCGCCGTCGCCCGCTCTTACGAAGTGTTAATGGATGGGAAATTGAGATATGTTTACGATACCCATGGTGAAGAGGTTTTAAATAGGTGGGAATCATCGGAGCTGTTCTCATTGTCAGAAGTCGCACTCCGTCTCGTGCACTGCGCGTCAGCTAAGGTGCTTTACCACGCAGCGTGCCGCATTCATGCCACCGAAACTCTCTGTGAAAAATTTTCATGGACGGAGCCATTTTTGCCGCAGGGGCATAACGACATGTTTGAGATAAGATTTAAGGTGAAGCGCAGGGCGTCTAGGCGGCTTGGCGAAAGAAATTTTCTAGTGGTTCTGCTCATGTTTATACTTGCCACACTAAAGACCCCTGTATTGGACGCGTGGGAAAGGTATGGAAGAATAGAAGGGACTGGTGGGAATACTTACAGTAGTTTGGCTGGTAGCGGTCGTGATGGAGACGTCGGCGCCACATTTGTTTACAGTGCGGCAACAGAAGGTGGAGTGAAGGGCGTTACCGTCTGGCGGCCCTCAACAGTGAGTGAGGCGATAGCCCGGAAGCTTGTGCAGCAGTGGATTGAGAAGGTGTGTCCTGTGGAGTTACTCTTAGCTTGGGCGTCGCGAGAGCGCTACGAGGTGACCGCTACGATTCGTGTGCGGAGGGGGCTAAAAGCTGTGAAGGCCCCTGATCGCTCCGCGAAGAGGAAGTGGCCACGCAAGTTGTGGAGTCCGAAGTTCAATGACACGTTTTCCGTGACATCGGCGGATCAGCTGTTCGTTTCCTCTCCACTTTGTGTTTTAACTGATTGA